A segment of the Fibrobacter sp. genome:
ATGCCAGCCCGGGAAGCCTACGCCCCAGGGGGAATCCCATTCCATGGCGCGCTTCTTGTCCTTGGGGCTGAACTTCCAGAGTGCGAAGTCAGTAGCGTTGCGCTTTTCGCCCATGTCGATACGGCTACCCTTGCGGAGGTTTTCCACGTCAAGGCGGGCGAAGTCGGCATAGCGGGGGAACTTCAGGCTATCGAAGTAGATGCCGTCGGAAGTACGGTAGGTAAAGCCCTTTTCTTCGAGGGTCTTCACCAGGTCAATCTGTTCCTGGATGTGCTGGGTTGCAGGAGTCCAGCGGGTGGGTTCCTGAATGTTCAGACGATGCCAGTCGGCCATGAAGGCGTCGGTGTAGAACTTGGCGATGTCCCAGACGGACTTGCCTTCGCGTGCGGCGCCCTTTTCCATTTTGTCATCACCGGAGTCGGCGTCGCTGGTCAAGTGGC
Coding sequences within it:
- a CDS encoding class I tRNA ligase family protein, yielding MALQFYNTASRKKELFTLPEGVPAVRMYCCGPTVYHFAHIGNLRTYIFEDFLVRTLNYYGYKVNHIVNITDVGHLTSDADSGDDKMEKGAAREGKSVWDIAKFYTDAFMADWHRLNIQEPTRWTPATQHIQEQIDLVKTLEEKGFTYRTSDGIYFDSLKFPRYADFARLDVENLRKGSRIDMGEKRNATDFALWKFSPKDKKRAMEWDSPWGVGFPGWH